A section of the Indicator indicator isolate 239-I01 chromosome 26, UM_Iind_1.1, whole genome shotgun sequence genome encodes:
- the RAD9B gene encoding cell cycle checkpoint control protein RAD9B, translating into MPMSSSPLCFFNITAGQLCLNHVRRKSGYLSHSVLPIFRCVNVLERNVEKCSISANTNDHHITFQFLCRHGVVKTYNLTFQECDPLQAVFAKNMCPNVLKVHSRLLADTMIHFPNSQEEITLSVTPMKVCFKSYTEEDTVFSKTMLTEIQLHPDEFDYFQVGVDSEVTFCLKELRGLLAFSEATSVPISIHFDISGRPIAFSIEDTVLEASFILATLSEVEKEMASQQAPCSSQQQESSKACTGKTENTSMDKDHRTTAGASKKQQWSRNAPESVEPASPWAKQEIKDVPGVQKRNTRGMKGTAMMEAEDHARLEGESTETHSQKFHSLFFGAVSSKEKDASSHTLHSLAAASDTEEDFSNVQSSPVL; encoded by the exons AGGAAAAGCGGTTATCTGTCACAT TCAGTTCTTCCTATATTTCGATGTGTGAATGTGCTGGAAAGGAACGTGGAGAAATGCAGCATTTCTGCAAATACTAATGACCATCACATCACTTTTCAGTTCCTCTGCAGACATG GTGTTGTCAAAACATACAATCTGACATTTCAAGAATGTGACCCGCTGCAGGCTGTTTTTGCAAAGAATATGTGTCCAAATGTACTTAAAGTCCACTCCAG GCTGCTGGCTGATACCATGATTCACTTTCCGAACAGTCAAGAGGAAATAACTTTATCAGTTACTCCAATGAAAGTTTGTTTCAAGAGTTACACTGAGGAAGACACTG TTTTTTCAAAGACAATGCTTACTGAGATACAGCTACATCCAGATGAATTTGACTACTTTCAAGTTGGAGTAGATTCTGAAGTGACATTTTGCCTTAAAGAATTGAGG GGACTCCTGGCATTTTCAGAAGCTACAAGTGTTCCCATCTCAATCCATTTTGACATCTCTGGAAG ACCAATTGCTTTCAGCATTGAAGATACGGTGCTGGAGGCCAGCTTTATTCTGGCTACCTTGTCTGAGGTTGAAAAGGAGATGGCTTCCCAGCaggctccctgctcctcacagcagcaggaaag CTCAAAGGCATGTACAGGTAAAACTgagaacacctccatggataaAGACCACCGCACAACAGCAGGTGCTTCCAAAAAGCAGCAGTGGAGCAGAAATGCACCAGAGTCGGTGGAGCCTGCAAGTCCTTGGGCAAAACAAGAGATTAAAGATGTTCCCGGAGTCCAAAAGAGAAATACGAGAGGCATGAAAGGAACAGCCATGATGGAGGCAGAAGACCATGCAAGGCTGGAAGGAGAGTCAACAGAGACCCACTCTCAGAAG TTTCATTCCTTATTTTTTGGAGCAGTTTCTTCTAAGGAGAAGGATGCCAGCAGCCACACCCTCCATAGCTTGGCAGCAGCTAGTGACACAGAGGAGGATTTTAGCAACGTGCAGAGCTCCCCAGTTCTCTAG
- the PPTC7 gene encoding protein phosphatase PTC7 homolog yields MFSVLSYGRLVARAVLGGLSQTDSRDYSLVTASCGFGKDFRKGILKKGMCYGDDACFVARHRTADVLGVADGVGGWRDYGVDPSQFSGTLMRTCERLVKEGRFVPSNPVGILTAGYCELLQNKVPLLGSSTACIVVLDRTSHRLHTANLGDSGFLVVRGGEVVHRSDEQQHYFNTPFQLSIAPPEAEGVVLSDSPDAADSTSFDVQLGDIILTATDGLFDNMPDYMILQELKKLKNSNYESIQQTARSIAEQAHELAYDPTYMSPFAQFACDNGLNVRGGKPDDITVLLSIVAEYTD; encoded by the exons ATGTTCTCGGTGCTCTCGTATGGCAGGCTGGTAGCCCGGGCAGTCCTGGGCGGCCTTTCGCAGACCGACTCCCGTGACTACAGCTTGGTGACAGCCAGCTGTGGCTTTGGCAAAGATTTCCGTAAGGGCATCCTCAAGAAAGGCATGTGCTACGGGGACGACGCCTGCTTCGTGGCCCGGCATCGCACGGCAGATGTGCTGG GGGTAGCAGATGGCGTTGGTGGCTGGAGAGACTATGGGGTTGACCCTTCTCAGTTCTCAGGGACTCTAATGCGAACTTGTGAACGTTTAGTTAAAGAAGGACGGTTTGTACCAAGCAATCCTGTTGGGATCCTCACCGCAGGTTAttgtgagctgctgcagaacaaaGTACCTTTGCTTG gaagcagcacagcatgtATAGTTGTTCTGGACAGAACAAGTCACCGTTTACATACAGCAAACTTGGGAGATTCTGGATTTTTGGTGGTCAGGGGAGGAGAAGTAGTCCATCGATCTGATGAGCAGCAGCATTACTTCAACACTCCGTTCCAACTGTCAATAGCTCCACCAGAAGCAGAAGGAGTTGTCTTAAGTGACAG CCCTGATGCTGCTGATAGTACTTCTTTTGATGTCCAACTTGGAGACATTATCTTGACTGCGACAGACGGACTGTTTGACAACATGCCTGACTACATGATTCTGCAGGAGTTAAAAAAGCTCAAG AACTCCAACTATGAGAGTATACAGCAGACTGCCAGAAGCATTGCTGAGCAAGCTCACGAGTTGGCATATGATCCCACTTACATGTCGCCATTTGCACAGTTTGCATGTGACAATGGATTGAACGTGAGAG GGGGAAAACCAGATGACATCACCGTCCTTCTTTCTATTGTAGCCGAGTACACAGACTGA